The Chaetodon trifascialis isolate fChaTrf1 chromosome 17, fChaTrf1.hap1, whole genome shotgun sequence genome has a segment encoding these proteins:
- the eloa gene encoding elongin-A, translating to MAEELLETVDRLQSRLLENPEPRKLLKTFKRLGELPMTVDILVETGVGKTVNSFRKHEVAGEVAKSLVAKWKKLVPQSAERPTSSHVKEASRALTHSRAPVASGGGGHRRAREPSPEEEPSYMEEEEDEEEEEEGERGYHTNYLPSPPQHEQYSPPQRGGYRSDEYESPEPEPEPEPSPPPPRKEVRHAKPNKDPNKNHHHGSHGDRNRDRDEDRRERHAQMSSDRGGGGGGGGGGEGKKRSTDRERQQSPVQKSAKHSRKSTTHESKRGEKKKGGDDGRPRAPKDSPSKEEEEDFETPTMSFESFLTYDAPTSVKKKKKPSSSSSSHSRPSHSSSSVSSSHHVRTPPPAPSSSSSSSSKASKANGTQSTKRSHSGSSSAAATPEKRKRVVEAIPTLPEIPLPAIQPNYRPLPSIDVTPLSPQRRKVPVCNDEEDAGFTGKRFNSKMVVYSGSKTSYLPRMMTLYEQCIRVLQNNIDSIAEVGGVPFEILEPVLERCTPEQLYRIEQSNQWFTEESDELWMRHCQRDFKRESPQEYESWREMYLRLHDEREERLRLLTQNISSAHANKPKGRQVKMAFVNSVAKPPRDVRRRQEKFGTISGSSTAASTAAAAPIKIRPATMDFTGESSHSSSSQHNPLPSSSRSSAPGGGGGGVGVGGGGHAARDKPQVKKIAPMMAKTIKAFKNRFSRR from the exons ATGGCGGAGGAACTGCTGGAAACAGTGGATAGACTACAGTCTCGGCTCCTGGAGAATCCGGAGCCTCGAAAG CTACTGAAGACTTTCAAAAGACTCGGGGAACTTCCCATGACTGTGGACATACTGGTG GAAACTGGAGTGGGCAAGACTGTGAATTCTTTTAGGAAACATGAAGTAGCTGGAGAAGTGGCAAAAAGCCTCGTAGCCAAATGGAAGAAACTGGTTCCTCAGTCTGCAGAAAG ACCCACCAGCAGCCACGTCAAAGAGGCATCGCgggcactcacacactctcgaGCCCCAGTGGCAAGTGGAGGAGGGGGCCACAGGCGAGCCCGGGAGCCCTCCCCTGAGGAAGAGCCCTCCTacatggaagaagaagaagatgaggaggaggaggaggagggagagagaggctaCCACACGAACTACTTGCCCTCACCTCCTCAGCACGAGCAGTACAGCCCTCCACAGCGAGGAGGCTACCGGTCGGACGAGTACGAGAGCCCTGAGCCCGAACCCGAGCCCGAGCCTAGTCCCCCTCCTCCCCGCAAAGAGGTCCGCCACgccaaaccaaacaaagaccCCAACAAAAACCACCATCACGGTTCCCATGGTGACAGAAACAGGGACAGAGACGAGGACCGGCGGGAACGCCACGCACAGATGAGCAGCgatcgaggaggaggaggaggaggaggaggaggcggtgaGGGGAAGAAacgcagcacagacagagagcgaCAGCAGAGTCCAGTACAAAAGTCTGCAAAGCACAGCAGGAAGTCCACCACTCACGAGAgcaagaggggagagaagaagaaaggaggcgATGAcg GGCGACCGCGGGCGCCGAAGGACTCTCCAtccaaggaggaagaggaagacttCGAGACACCCACCATGTCCTTCGAGTCTTTTCTCACATACGACGCCCCAACGTCcgtcaagaagaagaagaagccgtCATCCTCGTCCTCGTCGCACAGTCGACCGTCTCactcttcatcctctgtgtcGTCCTCGCATCACGTACGAACCCCTCCGCCTgcgccctcctcctcttcctcctcctcctccaaagcGAGCAAAGCTAACGGCACTCAAAGCACCAAGAGGTCACATTCAGGCTCCAGTTCAGCTGCAGCGACGCCAGAAAAACGCAAGAGG GTGGTCGAGGCCATTCCAACTCTTCCTGAAATCCCTCTGCCAGCCATTCAGCCCAATTACAGACCTCTGCCCTCCATCGACGTCACACCGCTGTCCCCGCAGAGACGGAAAG TTCCTGTCTGTAATGACGAGGAGGATGCCGGGTTCACCGGGAAGCGATTCAACTCCAAGATGGTGGTTTACTCTGGATCTAAGACCTCTTACCTGCCCAGGATGATGACTTTGTACGAGCAGTGCATCCGTGTGCTGCAGAACAACATCGACT CCATCGCTGAGGTGGGCGGAGTGCCGTTTGAGATCCTGGAGCCGGTGCTGGAGCGATGTACGCCAGAGCAGCTGTACCGCATTGAGCAGAGCaaccag TGGTTCACGGAGGAGTCGGACGAGCTGTGGATGCGTCACTGTCAGCGGGACTTTAAGCGCGAGTCTCCTCAGGAGTACGAGTCGTGGAGGGAGATGTATCTGAGGCTGCACGACGAGCGAGAGGAGCGACTGAGGCTGCTCACCCAGAACATCTCCTCCGCACACGCCAACAAGCCAAAAG GGCGGCAGGTGAAGATGGCGTTTGTGAATTCTGTTGCCAAACCGCCGCGTGATGTCCGCCGCCGACAGGAGAAGTTCGGCACCATCAGTGGATCGTCCACGGCCGCCTCCACCGCGGCCGCAGCTCCCATCAA AATAAGGCCGGCGACCATGGACTTTACTGGTGAATCAAgccactcctcttcctcccaacATAACCCTCTTCCAAGCTCATCTCGCTCCTCAGCaccaggaggtggtggaggaggtgtaggagtaggaggaggaggacatgcaGCCCGCGACAAGCCACAGGTCAAAA AAATCGCCCCCATGATGGCCAAAACTATCAAAGCTTTCAAGAACAGATTCTCCCGCCGATAG
- the klhl43 gene encoding kelch-like protein 31, with protein MAPKKKAPRQKKPAVETMSQVAMETPVPLKVESRGDGVVVVETGVKKIEQMAALDIAQLNSLNLPLPPPVIKPGERGFGLGSELTRPLHGNALLEELSKMRQEKFLTDLELACKTKAFDVHKLVISSVSQYFREILAKDPSMKRLELPSLSPLGLANVITFAYLGRVHMSLYTIGCTASAATTLQIPQLLKMCMDFLLAELNVQTCVYIWNIAAAYGLLSVCDATRRFVLENFVQFADTPLFTQLTLEQISAFLQDDSLLLPSEVTAFQLAMKWLDFEASRQVHAAELLSHVRFETIPASELVSQIQPVPRMMMDPQCHRLLVDAMNYHLLPYQQNTLQSRRTQVRASQQTLLTVGGRPSLTERALSREVLWRDPREGGAAWRHLTQLPAKSFNQCVAVMDGFLYVAGGEDQNDARNQAKHAVSTLSRYDPRFNTWLHLASMRQRRTHFSLAASGGRLFAIGGRNVEGLLATTESYLPSSNTWQMRAPMEVPRCCHSSATLPTGDILVTGGYINCAYSRSVACYRVETDTWTEQASMETPRGWHCSATLGGKVYVVGGSQLGPGGERVDVLSVEVFSPDSGMWSRAAPLLLGVSTAGLSPLADKLYLLGGWNEAEKRYKAAVQKYDPATDSWSMAEDLPEPTVGVSCCTLTLPPRHAPRRQQHRNTPAHEEQKNRSRESSVAPSQTITA; from the exons ATGGCCCCCAAGAAGAAGGCCCCCCGTCAGAAGAAGCCTGCCGTAGAAACCATGTCTCAGGTGGCCATGGAGACTCCAGTCCCGCTGAAGGTGGAGAGCCGTGGTGatggtgtggtggtggtggagactGGGGTGAAGAAGATTGAGCAGATGGCAGCCCTGGACATCGCACAGCTGAACAGCCTCAACctgccgctgccgccgccggTCATCAAGCCCGGAGAGAGGGGCTTTGGCCTGGGCAGCGAGCTGACACGACCCCTGCATGGCAACGCCCTGCTGGAGGAGCTCAGCAAGATGCGGCAGGAAAA gTTCCTCACTGACCTGGAGTTGGCCTGTAAGACAAAAGCCTTTGACGTCCACAAGCTGGTCATctcctcagtcagtcagtactTCAGAGAGATTCTGGCTAAAGACCCCAGCATGAAGCGCCTGGAGctcccctccctctcacctCTGG GACTGGCCAATGTCATCACCTTTGCCTACCTGGGTCGTGTCCACATGTCCCTCTACACCATCGGTTGCACCGCCTCTGCCGCCACCACCCTGCAGATCCCTCAGCTCCTCAAGATGTGCATGGACTTCCTGCTGGCCGAGCTCAACGTGCAGACCTGCGTCTACATCTGGAACATCGCCGCCGCCTACGGCCTGCTGTCCGTGTGCGACGCCACCCGCCGCTTCGTCCTGGAGAACTTCGTGCAGTTCGCTGACACGCCGCTGTTCACCCAGCTGACCCTGGAGCAGATCTCTGCCTTCCTGCAGGACGACTCGCTGCTGTTGCCTTCAGAGGTCACTGCCTtccag CTGGCCATGAAGTGGCTCGACTTCGAGGCCTCTCGTCAGGTTCACGCCGCAGAGCTTCTGTCTCACGTGCGCTTTGAGACCATCCCGGCCAGCGAGCTGGTGAGTCAGATCCAGCCGGTGCCCCGCATGATGATGGATCCCCAGTGTCACCGCCTGCTGGTGGACGCCATGAACTACCACCTGCTGCCCTACCAGCAGAACACTCTGCAGTCCCGTCGCACACAGGTCCGCGCCAGTCAGCAGACTCTGCTCACCGTTGGCGGTCGACCATCGCTCACTGAGAGAGCTCTCAGCCGAGAG GTGCTGTGGAGGGACCCAAGAGAAGGAGGAGCCGCCTGGCGTCACCTCACCCAGCTGCCGGCAAAGAGCTTCAACCAGTGTGTGGCGGTAATGGATGGCTTCCTGTACGTGGCTGGAGGAGAGGACCAGAATGACGCCCGCAACCAGGCCAAGCACGCCGTCAGCACCCTCAGCAG ATATGACCCTCGCTTCAACACCTGGCTCCACCTGGCCAGCATGCGCCAGCGCCGCACCCACTTCTCTCTGGCAGCCAGTGGCGGCCGCCTGTTCGCCATTGGCGGCCGCAACGTGGAGGGTCTGCTGGCCACCACCGAGAGCTACCTGCCCTCATCCAACACCTGGCAGATGCGTGCGCCCATGGAGGTGCCCCGCTGCTGCCACTCCAGCGCCACCCTCCCCACCGGAGACATCCTGGTGACCGGTGGCTACATCAACTGCGCCTACTCCCGCTCTGTGGCGTGCTACAGGGTGGAGACCGACACCTGGACCGAGCAGGCCTCCATGGAGACGCCCCGCGGGTGGCACTGCTCCGCCACTCTTGGAGGGAAGGTGTATGTGGTGGGAGGAAGCCAGCTGGGGCCCGGCGGCGAGCGGGTGGATGTGCTCTCTGTGGAGGTTTTCTCCCCAGACAGCGGCATGTGGAGCCGGgccgctcctctcctcctcgggGTGAGCACCGCCGGCCTGTCCCCGCTGGCCGACAAGCTGTACCTGCTTGGAGGCTGGAACGAGGCGGAGAAGCGCTACAAGGCGGCCGTCCAGAAGTACGACCCGGCCACTGACAGCTGGTCCATGGCGGAGGACCTGCCCGAGCCCACGGTGGGAGTGTCCTGCTGCACCCTGACCCTGCCGCCCCGCCACGCACCGCGCCGGCAGCAGCACCGCAACACCCCGGCCCACGAAGAGCAGAAGAACCGGAGCCGAGAGAGCAGCGTGGCCCCTTCACAGACCATCACAGCATAG
- the pithd1 gene encoding PITH domain-containing protein 1 — translation MSGHGHGHGHGQGCGCECEHEPAERGLEYGLYRRIDLEKLQCLNESRDGDGKLVFKPWDQRKERDKYVESDADEELLFNIPFTGSVKLKGIIISGEDDDSHPAEIRLYKNIPQMSFDDTGREPEQAFRLNRDPTAELEYPTKITRFSSVQHLSIHISKNFGAESTRVYYIGLRGEYSEAHRHEVTICNYEAAANPADHKVESIIPQTNFIS, via the exons ATGTCCGGGCATGGTCACGGTCACGGACACGGACAGGGCTGCGGGTGCGAGTGTGAACACGAGCCCGCGGAGAGGGGCCTGGAGTACGGACTGTACCGGCGGATCGACCTGGAGAAGCTGCAGTGTCTGAACGAGAGCAGGGACGGTGATGGGAAGCTGGTGTTCAAACCGTGGGATCAGCGGAAAGAGCGGGACAAG tatGTCGAGAGTGACgcagatgaagagctgctgttCAACATCCC TTTTACAGGCAGCGTGAAGCTGAAAGGCATCATCATCTCTGGAGAAGATGACGACTCTCATCCGGCTGAGATTCGACT GTACAAGAACATCCCTCAGATGTCCTTTGACGACACCGGCAGAGAACCTGAACAAGCCTTCAGACTCAACAGAGACCCCACTGCTGAGCTGGAGTACCCCACAAA GATCACTCGTTTCTCCAGTGTTCAGCACCTCTCCATCCACATCTCCAAGAACTTCGGAGCGGAGAGCACCAGGGTCTACTACATCGGCCTGAGGGGAGAGTACTCTGAG GCTCACAGGCACGAAGTGACGATCTGTAACTACGAGGCAGCGGCCAACCCCGCAGATCACAAAGTGGAGAGCATCATCCCACAAACCAACTTCATTTCCTGA